One part of the Moraxella sp. FZFQ2102 genome encodes these proteins:
- a CDS encoding MAPEG family protein translates to MIYALFAHTTSKLTIVLMVIASLLPWLCSVLAKVSGGFRFDKNNQNPRQFLANATGIAARFNHAQANGYETLPIFLAAVLVCLYTFVPMGIVNLLATGFVLFRLCFIASYAANLAFVRSITWLMSMICCLGLFAFAFLFGV, encoded by the coding sequence ATGATTTACGCATTATTCGCCCACACTACCAGTAAGCTTACCATCGTGTTGATGGTCATCGCATCCTTGTTGCCATGGCTATGCTCGGTGCTTGCCAAGGTCTCAGGCGGTTTTCGATTTGATAAAAATAATCAAAATCCGCGCCAGTTTTTGGCAAATGCCACTGGCATCGCCGCGCGCTTTAATCATGCACAAGCCAATGGTTATGAGACCTTGCCGATCTTTTTGGCAGCGGTGCTTGTGTGTCTGTACACCTTTGTGCCGATGGGGATTGTCAATCTGCTTGCCACAGGCTTTGTGCTGTTTCGCCTATGCTTTATCGCAAGCTATGCGGCGAATTTGGCTTTTGTACGCTCGATCACTTGGCTGATGTCGATGATTTGCTGCTTGGGATTATTCGCCTTTGCGTTTTTGTTCGGGGTGTAA
- the rlmD gene encoding 23S rRNA (uracil(1939)-C(5))-methyltransferase RlmD — MTAQHSLIASPSKKGKPTARARKRLADAPPIDFTITNLAHDGRGVAVYETDNESHNPDKAGKKIFVSFALPNETVSVKVTSSKKTFEEGDAKAIISNPHPQRQTPPCPHFTVCGGCSLQHWDADGQIAFKQSVLSELLTHQAGVQPDNWLPPLVGDRLGYRTKARMGVRFVAKKESALVGFRERGSNFLSELNECHILDPRIGFEIENLKALITTLDARDHIPQLEVAMGEILSHVPDSAKSVAIIVRHMVPLSDDDITKLKAFFAERHWQLFLQPKGSDTVHRIDTDGARNSSLTVPPTGGLFYHLPNFELTYEFSPLDFTQVNLSVNRKMMDLACELLDLQAGERVLDLFCGLGNFSLALARKVGETGFVVGVEGSEQMTERAKMNAITNGIHHTEFYAQDLTQDFSDKPWATGEHQFDALLIDPPRSGAWEVMAYLPKFNAKRIVYVSCNPATLARDTKALIDAGYRLTHAGVMDMFSHTGHVESIARFEKVA, encoded by the coding sequence ATGACCGCACAACATTCTTTAATCGCAAGCCCAAGCAAAAAAGGCAAGCCCACCGCTCGAGCACGCAAACGCTTGGCAGATGCCCCACCGATTGACTTTACCATCACCAATCTTGCCCATGATGGGCGTGGCGTAGCGGTCTATGAAACCGATAACGAATCGCATAATCCCGACAAAGCTGGCAAAAAAATCTTCGTAAGCTTTGCCCTGCCAAACGAAACCGTCTCGGTCAAAGTCACCAGCAGCAAAAAGACCTTTGAAGAAGGTGATGCCAAAGCCATCATCTCAAACCCCCATCCACAACGCCAGACGCCGCCATGTCCGCATTTCACTGTCTGCGGTGGTTGCAGTCTTCAGCATTGGGATGCCGATGGTCAAATCGCCTTTAAGCAATCAGTACTCTCAGAACTGCTCACCCATCAAGCAGGTGTACAGCCAGATAATTGGCTACCCCCACTGGTTGGTGATCGCCTAGGTTATCGCACCAAGGCTCGTATGGGCGTACGCTTCGTTGCCAAAAAAGAATCAGCCTTGGTCGGCTTTCGTGAACGCGGCAGTAACTTCCTATCCGAGCTGAACGAATGCCACATCTTAGACCCACGCATCGGCTTTGAGATCGAAAACCTAAAAGCACTGATCACCACGCTCGATGCTCGTGATCATATCCCACAGCTTGAAGTGGCAATGGGCGAAATACTCTCTCATGTCCCTGACAGTGCCAAGTCTGTTGCCATCATCGTACGCCATATGGTACCGCTGAGTGATGATGACATTACCAAGCTAAAAGCTTTCTTTGCCGAGCGTCATTGGCAGCTGTTCTTACAGCCCAAAGGCTCAGACACTGTGCATCGCATTGATACCGATGGCGCTCGAAACAGCTCATTGACTGTGCCACCGACTGGCGGACTGTTTTATCATTTGCCAAATTTTGAGCTGACTTATGAATTCTCACCACTGGATTTCACGCAGGTGAATCTATCGGTGAACCGCAAGATGATGGATTTGGCGTGTGAGCTACTGGACCTACAAGCTGGTGAACGGGTGCTGGATTTGTTCTGCGGACTTGGGAATTTTAGCTTAGCACTTGCCCGCAAGGTAGGCGAGACAGGCTTTGTCGTCGGTGTCGAAGGCTCAGAGCAGATGACCGAACGCGCCAAGATGAATGCGATCACCAATGGCATCCATCATACCGAATTTTATGCCCAAGATTTGACGCAGGATTTCTCAGATAAGCCATGGGCGACTGGCGAACATCAGTTTGATGCCCTGCTCATCGACCCGCCCCGCTCTGGCGCATGGGAAGTGATGGCTTATCTGCCTAAATTCAACGCCAAACGCATCGTCTATGTCTCATGCAACCCTGCCACGCTTGCCCGTGATACCAAAGCACTCATCGACGCTGGCTATCGCTTGACCCATGCTGGGGTGATGGATATGTTTAGCCACACCGGTCATGTGGAGAGTATCGCTCGGTTTGAGAAAGTGGCGTGA
- a CDS encoding YadA-like family protein, translated as MNKAFKVIWNHATQSWTAVSEIARSKGKTKSVKTAKTALAAAVAVAAATAGTSAHAAMAVGGYGGTTQGNGQVTVTGGAATAQAGTAVVTGDRTAKSMAIGQNAFVKDYNGIVIGNNASLTGAPDSSGMARPVTVIGTDALVRNVSSHDASFNRGATVIGGNALAGFLTPAQVQGTNPDGSPMVDAQGNPIMVPAPVGTAISLNDADYQTYSGPNDLVPGPSMQKEHGVLWRAGIVDEGGNLIPGTSLQSNEQTAIGLDARAIGDQSIAIGAQTVAGHSSVAIGGNDVGRVTSAARNAYRSVTGVAFGGSTETTYAKDGSTAIGIKSYSNSSLGTALGTAAMVNANSTLGTAIGSGARVGVLDGTTPTMSGVAIGAGAVAETNNTTAVGTASKANALNATAVGYKALANGTDALSYGANATTYAANSVAIGTNATVTSTGTSSIAFGTDTNVSGERSVALGNNITALSTNGSVVLGDSSVEVTGAGAGAPNAVETVSSVTIGSGAAKLTYSGFAGQVKDAGQYVSIGSVGAERQIKNVAPGAITNVSTDAINGSQLYAALDVVGQQIGNIYFHTNDGTGTQAAGDSATNLGKITDKAGATGAYAVTAGVNSTAISNSTIAMGHGANAGISRPGVTGEMPTGDHAIAIGTNADAQSADTIAIGRNARVLFTETNTNVFAIPLKSIAIGADSKSQSEYSTAIGFEAIAGDNYHQSNATSVGARAKAININTLAVGSNANSAGQGSTVVGVSANSSWTQSTALGFQSKVTGDYGVALGSGTNAAYLATATGTGTQATGNGSTANGYRAIASGENSLASARGAQATETNATALGRLAKATHADAVALGSGSTTTTANPTTEGTVANITYGTFAGTAPTSVVSVGSEGKERQIVNVAAGRISETSTDAINGSQLYAVYKQAAKPLTITANTNADTDAELLEKQYAAGDGTQQQLGETLAIIGAKTNIALGENTDAATAGAYSARNIQTVVTNGQVQIQMATNPVFNSTVIGGTFDQDGNQVGKPITIGTDAAGNNTISNLTTTIQPPADVVDPATKPSGDQLTNAATLGDVLNAGWNLKENGDPRDVVTPYDTVDFVNGNGTTVSIETNDNVSTVKVDVNLSDSAIIGDITSNPNGTTSVGTNNDGNKLANISTVVDAINNSGWNVTSGNVSTGVVSGTTEELVKPGETVKFIAGKNIELTQDVNNFTFAVSNNPEFNSTTIGGTFDKDGNQVGSPIVIGTTPDGKNVISNLNTTLPEPSTVNGGKSGKLPDNVTTTNAATLGDVLNAGWNLKTADQGDLDFVKPYDTVNFVNGTGTTVESSTNGNVSNIQYNVNVDGTTTEITYATKVNGKDVPVYQHVDGNYYTGENGTGTKVETPVTSRVSAILPTTQVNGENVTGPVNLVDGDTTTVTNTPEGIKVEVNTGNTTVGTDGKAAPLAPADANKVATVGDIVNTINNTGWNLKENGTQKDLVTASNVVNFVDGAGTTANITTNQDGTISNVTYNVKYDGKTIKLNNAGELTAVASKPTVTSGGDGDINFANTSTTNVTVDPATGDIKVDVVTTPLTNAANGTVNTPAKPNAIATAGDVAKAINGSGFTAAVANTSTGVSTDLGGDKVVNPGDTVTMTAGDNISITKDGLNYTVATKKDVAFDSVTVNKDLTVAPGANIDMGGNVVGNVGTGVADTDAVNVAQLKATQTTVGSADGTVKVNETVSANGQRHFDLSVDPTIIQPVVDRVNDLEDDMRAGLAGSAAMVNIPQVTRPGANLVGVGLGHHKGESAIAVGFSSASDNERLIFKMTGSANTQGDFTIGTGMGWQW; from the coding sequence ATGAATAAAGCATTTAAAGTAATCTGGAACCACGCAACCCAAAGCTGGACAGCCGTTTCAGAGATCGCCCGCTCAAAGGGCAAAACAAAATCAGTCAAGACTGCTAAGACAGCCCTAGCGGCAGCCGTAGCAGTAGCTGCAGCAACTGCAGGTACTTCTGCTCATGCGGCGATGGCTGTGGGTGGTTATGGTGGAACTACTCAGGGTAATGGTCAGGTAACTGTCACCGGTGGTGCGGCTACAGCCCAAGCAGGCACAGCTGTTGTCACAGGTGATAGAACTGCCAAATCAATGGCTATTGGCCAAAATGCATTTGTAAAAGATTACAATGGTATTGTGATTGGTAATAATGCTAGCCTAACTGGTGCACCAGACTCATCGGGTATGGCTCGCCCTGTAACTGTTATTGGTACAGATGCACTGGTGAGAAATGTATCTAGTCATGATGCATCTTTTAACCGTGGAGCAACCGTTATCGGTGGCAATGCTTTGGCTGGTTTTTTGACGCCTGCACAAGTTCAGGGTACAAATCCTGATGGTTCGCCTATGGTGGATGCTCAAGGCAATCCAATCATGGTTCCGGCGCCTGTGGGTACGGCCATTAGTCTAAATGATGCAGACTACCAAACTTACTCAGGTCCAAATGATCTAGTCCCTGGTCCATCAATGCAGAAAGAGCACGGTGTGCTATGGCGTGCAGGTATCGTCGATGAAGGCGGTAATCTTATCCCGGGCACTTCATTGCAATCAAATGAACAAACTGCCATCGGTCTTGATGCTCGTGCAATTGGTGACCAGTCTATCGCAATCGGTGCACAAACTGTTGCAGGTCATTCTTCTGTTGCCATTGGCGGCAATGATGTAGGTCGTGTAACATCTGCTGCTAGAAATGCATATAGAAGCGTAACTGGTGTTGCATTTGGTGGTAGTACAGAGACTACTTATGCCAAAGATGGTTCTACAGCAATTGGTATAAAATCATACTCTAATTCATCATTGGGTACTGCATTGGGTACCGCTGCAATGGTAAATGCTAACTCTACTTTGGGCACTGCGATCGGTTCGGGTGCTCGCGTTGGTGTGCTTGATGGCACAACTCCTACAATGTCGGGTGTGGCAATCGGTGCAGGCGCAGTTGCTGAAACCAATAATACTACCGCTGTCGGTACTGCATCAAAGGCAAACGCTTTAAATGCCACTGCAGTGGGTTACAAAGCTCTTGCTAATGGTACAGACGCTCTTTCATATGGTGCGAATGCTACCACTTACGCAGCTAACTCTGTCGCTATCGGTACGAATGCTACTGTTACTTCTACTGGTACATCATCTATCGCATTTGGTACAGACACCAATGTCTCAGGCGAGCGTTCAGTTGCACTAGGTAATAATATCACTGCTCTAAGCACCAATGGCTCAGTCGTCCTAGGTGACAGCTCAGTCGAAGTGACTGGCGCAGGTGCAGGTGCTCCAAATGCTGTTGAGACTGTAAGCTCAGTGACCATTGGCTCAGGCGCAGCGAAATTGACCTACTCAGGCTTTGCAGGTCAAGTCAAGGACGCAGGTCAGTATGTATCTATCGGCTCAGTCGGTGCAGAGCGTCAAATCAAGAATGTCGCACCAGGTGCGATCACCAATGTATCTACCGACGCTATCAATGGCTCACAGCTGTATGCTGCGTTGGATGTTGTTGGTCAACAAATTGGTAACATCTATTTCCATACTAATGATGGCACAGGTACTCAGGCAGCAGGCGATTCTGCAACTAACCTTGGTAAAATTACCGACAAAGCAGGTGCGACGGGTGCGTATGCAGTAACTGCAGGTGTTAATAGTACAGCAATTAGTAACTCAACTATCGCTATGGGTCATGGTGCTAATGCTGGTATTAGCCGTCCAGGTGTAACAGGTGAAATGCCAACTGGTGATCATGCAATTGCTATTGGTACCAACGCTGATGCACAATCAGCAGATACTATTGCGATCGGTCGTAACGCACGCGTTTTATTTACAGAAACGAACACAAATGTTTTTGCAATTCCATTGAAATCCATTGCAATTGGTGCAGATAGTAAATCTCAAAGTGAATATTCAACCGCAATTGGTTTTGAAGCGATTGCAGGCGATAATTATCATCAAAGTAATGCAACTTCGGTAGGTGCTAGAGCAAAAGCAATCAATATTAATACCTTAGCAGTCGGTTCGAATGCTAATTCAGCAGGCCAAGGTTCAACGGTCGTAGGTGTGAGTGCTAATTCATCTTGGACACAATCAACAGCGTTAGGTTTCCAATCGAAAGTTACTGGAGATTACGGTGTAGCACTTGGTTCAGGTACTAACGCTGCATATTTAGCAACTGCAACAGGTACTGGTACTCAGGCTACTGGCAATGGCTCAACTGCAAATGGTTATCGTGCAATTGCGTCAGGTGAGAATTCTCTAGCATCAGCTCGTGGTGCTCAAGCAACAGAAACTAACGCAACCGCATTGGGTCGTTTGGCGAAAGCTACCCATGCAGATGCTGTAGCACTGGGCAGCGGCTCAACCACAACCACAGCTAACCCAACCACTGAAGGTACGGTTGCAAATATTACTTATGGTACATTTGCAGGTACAGCACCAACATCAGTAGTATCTGTTGGTTCTGAAGGTAAAGAGCGTCAAATTGTCAATGTGGCAGCAGGTCGTATTTCAGAAACTTCAACCGATGCGATTAACGGCTCACAGCTATATGCGGTATACAAGCAAGCAGCTAAACCACTAACCATCACTGCAAACACGAATGCAGATACTGATGCTGAATTGTTAGAAAAACAATATGCAGCAGGCGACGGTACACAACAACAGCTTGGCGAAACTCTTGCTATCATCGGTGCAAAAACTAATATCGCACTAGGTGAAAATACCGATGCAGCGACTGCGGGTGCTTACTCGGCTCGCAACATCCAAACTGTTGTTACCAATGGTCAAGTCCAAATCCAAATGGCAACCAACCCAGTGTTTAACAGCACAGTGATCGGTGGTACATTTGACCAAGATGGCAACCAAGTTGGTAAACCAATTACCATTGGTACAGATGCAGCTGGTAACAACACCATTAGCAATCTAACCACAACCATTCAGCCGCCTGCAGATGTCGTAGATCCTGCTACCAAGCCATCTGGTGATCAGCTAACGAACGCTGCGACTCTAGGTGATGTCCTAAATGCAGGCTGGAACCTAAAAGAAAATGGCGACCCTCGTGATGTCGTGACTCCATACGACACAGTGGACTTCGTCAATGGCAATGGTACGACTGTCAGCATCGAAACTAACGATAATGTCAGCACAGTGAAAGTCGATGTCAATCTATCTGATAGTGCGATCATCGGTGACATCACAAGCAATCCAAACGGCACAACAAGCGTCGGTACGAACAACGATGGCAATAAGCTAGCCAACATCTCAACTGTGGTTGATGCGATCAACAACTCTGGTTGGAATGTAACTTCGGGCAATGTTAGTACCGGTGTTGTATCAGGTACAACTGAAGAGCTGGTCAAACCAGGTGAGACTGTGAAGTTCATCGCTGGTAAGAACATTGAGCTAACTCAAGATGTGAACAACTTCACATTTGCAGTATCAAACAACCCAGAGTTCAACAGCACCACGATTGGCGGTACATTTGACAAAGATGGCAACCAAGTTGGTTCACCAATCGTCATCGGTACAACACCTGATGGCAAAAATGTTATCAGCAATCTAAATACTACTCTACCAGAGCCAAGCACAGTTAATGGCGGTAAATCAGGTAAGCTACCTGACAATGTCACCACTACTAACGCTGCAACGCTAGGTGATGTACTAAACGCTGGCTGGAACTTGAAGACAGCTGACCAAGGTGACCTAGACTTCGTTAAGCCATACGATACCGTTAACTTCGTAAACGGTACAGGTACTACAGTTGAATCAAGCACTAATGGCAACGTAAGCAACATTCAGTACAATGTCAATGTTGATGGCACTACTACTGAAATTACTTATGCAACCAAGGTAAATGGTAAAGATGTACCTGTATATCAACATGTAGATGGTAACTACTACACTGGTGAGAACGGTACAGGCACCAAAGTTGAGACACCTGTAACTAGCCGTGTTTCTGCGATCTTGCCAACGACTCAAGTAAACGGCGAGAATGTCACTGGTCCTGTAAATCTAGTTGATGGCGACACCACAACTGTGACCAACACACCAGAAGGCATCAAAGTTGAAGTGAACACTGGTAACACCACTGTAGGCACTGATGGTAAAGCAGCTCCGCTAGCACCTGCAGATGCAAACAAAGTTGCAACTGTTGGTGATATTGTTAATACCATTAACAACACTGGTTGGAACCTAAAAGAAAACGGTACTCAAAAAGACCTAGTCACTGCATCTAACGTAGTTAACTTCGTCGATGGTGCTGGTACAACGGCTAATATCACCACCAATCAAGATGGCACTATTAGCAATGTGACTTACAATGTGAAGTATGATGGCAAAACCATCAAGCTAAACAATGCTGGTGAGCTAACTGCAGTGGCATCTAAGCCAACCGTAACTTCAGGTGGTGATGGTGATATCAACTTTGCTAACACATCAACCACCAATGTGACTGTTGATCCAGCCACTGGTGACATCAAAGTTGATGTAGTAACGACACCGCTAACCAATGCTGCAAATGGTACAGTTAATACACCTGCTAAGCCAAATGCAATCGCAACTGCTGGTGATGTAGCAAAAGCGATCAATGGTTCAGGCTTCACTGCAGCAGTAGCAAATACTAGTACAGGCGTGTCTACTGATCTTGGTGGCGACAAAGTGGTTAACCCAGGCGATACAGTGACCATGACTGCAGGTGATAATATTTCTATCACCAAAGACGGTCTAAACTACACTGTAGCGACCAAGAAAGATGTAGCCTTTGATTCTGTCACTGTCAATAAAGACTTGACTGTAGCACCAGGTGCAAACATTGATATGGGCGGCAACGTCGTTGGCAATGTGGGTACCGGTGTGGCAGATACCGATGCAGTGAATGTTGCTCAGTTGAAAGCGACACAAACTACTGTTGGTTCAGCAGATGGCACTGTGAAAGTGAACGAAACTGTATCAGCGAACGGTCAGCGTCATTTCGACCTATCGGTAGATCCAACCATCATCCAGCCAGTTGTTGACCGTGTCAATGATCTAGAAGATGATATGCGTGCAGGTCTAGCAGGTTCGGCTGCTATGGTGAACATCCCACAAGTAACCCGTCCAGGTGCAAACCTAGTCGGTGTGGGTCTGGGTCATCATAAAGGCGAAAGTGCGATCGCGGTTGGTTTCTCTAGCGCGAGCGACAACGAACGCTTGATCTTCAAGATGACTGGTTCTGCCAATACCCAAGGTGACTTCACTATCGGTACTGGTATGGGCTGGCAGTGGTAA
- a CDS encoding OsmC family protein encodes MAELNASLTWQDGVHFEGVSPSGHTVQVDGSKEKGASPMELILLGLGGCASYDVVSILKKSRQDIHDVRCEMRAIRADTVPAVFTDIHLHFVVTGKDVKESQVAKAIELSAEKYCSASRMLSAGGVNITHDYEIIAA; translated from the coding sequence ATGGCTGAACTGAACGCAAGCTTAACTTGGCAAGATGGCGTGCATTTTGAAGGCGTATCACCATCAGGTCATACCGTACAAGTCGATGGCTCAAAAGAAAAAGGTGCAAGCCCAATGGAGCTGATTTTATTAGGCTTAGGTGGCTGTGCAAGCTATGATGTGGTCAGCATCCTAAAAAAATCACGCCAAGACATCCATGATGTGCGCTGTGAGATGCGCGCCATCCGCGCCGATACCGTACCTGCAGTCTTTACTGACATTCACCTGCACTTTGTGGTGACAGGCAAGGATGTCAAAGAGTCGCAAGTAGCAAAAGCCATCGAACTGTCTGCCGAAAAATACTGCTCAGCATCGCGTATGCTATCAGCAGGCGGCGTGAACATCACCCACGATTACGAAATTATCGCCGCATGA
- a CDS encoding sulfite exporter TauE/SafE family protein, with amino-acid sequence MINDLLLALVNFLTSLLTGITGLGGGSILVGLLPLFLPAAAIVPVHAAGQLASNASRAWFGRDSLDWRYVTPYVVGSLCGIAVFWLLVRFIDLEWVPLFIAVYILLIVWVKPIKRWLENRQNFFVIGFIQMGIGMFVGSPGPLHVPPLIQKYDDMNTAISTASVMMTFFHVLKIIAYMVLGFHFLDYWQVIVMMSISAVIGSWLGTILRHKMPMPWLTAAMPWILTAVALQVLVRFVWSELG; translated from the coding sequence ATGATAAATGATCTGCTTTTGGCGTTGGTCAATTTTTTGACATCCTTGCTGACAGGCATCACAGGGCTTGGCGGTGGCTCGATTTTGGTGGGGCTGTTGCCGCTGTTTTTGCCTGCGGCGGCGATCGTGCCAGTGCACGCGGCAGGGCAGCTTGCCAGTAATGCCAGTCGGGCGTGGTTTGGGCGTGATAGTCTGGATTGGCGGTATGTTACGCCTTATGTGGTGGGGTCGCTGTGTGGCATTGCGGTGTTTTGGCTGTTGGTGCGGTTCATTGATCTAGAATGGGTGCCGTTATTTATCGCGGTGTATATTTTGCTCATCGTGTGGGTTAAGCCGATTAAGCGATGGCTTGAAAATCGCCAAAATTTCTTCGTCATCGGCTTTATCCAGATGGGTATCGGGATGTTCGTCGGTAGTCCCGGCCCGCTGCATGTGCCGCCTTTGATCCAAAAATACGACGACATGAACACCGCCATCAGTACTGCTTCGGTGATGATGACCTTTTTTCATGTGCTAAAGATCATCGCCTATATGGTGTTGGGTTTTCATTTTTTGGACTATTGGCAAGTGATCGTGATGATGAGTATCTCGGCGGTGATTGGTTCGTGGCTGGGTACGATCCTACGGCATAAGATGCCGATGCCGTGGCTGACAGCGGCGATGCCGTGGATTTTGACCGCGGTGGCATTGCAAGTGTTGGTGCGCTTTGTGTGGAGTGAGTTGGGGTGA
- a CDS encoding RNA pyrophosphohydrolase — translation MIDADGFRPNVGIILVNTQGQVLWAKRIGHDSWQFPQGGIGRGETPLEAMYRELYEEVGLLPEHVEVLAVTRDWLRYRLPKRYVRTGQEPLCIGQKQKWFLLRLDEAYTDYIRFDVGVPEFDDWQWVSYWYPLTGVVPFKRSVYQRALAELISAVPLDNNLRLS, via the coding sequence ATGATTGATGCAGACGGTTTTCGTCCCAATGTCGGCATCATCTTAGTCAATACACAAGGGCAAGTGCTGTGGGCAAAGCGCATCGGACATGACAGTTGGCAATTTCCCCAAGGGGGGATTGGACGGGGTGAGACACCGCTAGAAGCGATGTACCGCGAGCTGTATGAAGAAGTGGGTCTGTTGCCTGAGCATGTCGAAGTGCTTGCGGTGACGCGCGACTGGCTGCGGTATCGCTTGCCAAAACGCTATGTGCGTACAGGGCAAGAGCCTTTGTGTATTGGGCAGAAACAAAAATGGTTTTTGCTGCGCTTGGATGAAGCTTATACCGATTATATTCGTTTTGATGTCGGTGTGCCTGAGTTTGATGATTGGCAATGGGTGAGTTATTGGTATCCTTTGACAGGCGTCGTGCCGTTCAAGCGTAGTGTTTATCAGCGCGCTTTGGCGGAGTTGATTTCAGCAGTACCATTGGATAATAATTTAAGATTGTCTTAA
- a CDS encoding DEAD/DEAH box helicase, with protein MTDQLHTTDTAHADEQAGEFVLQFSDLGLHKGIIKALTKSGYTTPTPIQAQAIPHALNGRDLLLSAQTGSGKTAAFVLPVLDKMSRLPKLEKHIHALILTPTRELALQVHDSVRRYGDGMRGMFSVPLVGGAPYGGQLRALRKGVQVIVATPGRLIDHMREGRIDLSGLDMLILDEADRMLDMGFADDIKEILENTPSTRQTVMSSATWDGAVGKIAESFTTNPERVSIKVESAHIDESVYFCDDFNHKNKILLEVLNNPEIKQAVIFTATKLSTEKLADTLNEVGYKARYLHGDLPQGKRNRIVGDMKSGKCDLLIATDVAARGIDISAISHVVNYDLPRQVEDYVHRIGRCGRAGRTGVAVNLCSLDDNKQLANINRYLKRDMTTATIEGLEPRRNFGIIDEPRRKGGRNRRRDDRDGQGRGDRGGYGRKPRFEGRSDRFERSDRLEARGERFERQDRFDGRDRSERFDRGFDQPRFDSRERADSRERFGGNERRSFDRAERQGRFNRGDRPERFDRQDRSERQFDQPKFERDRDFGKAYDKPYKAKDSAERRPSDRFEHRGDRGYGREREFGRTERFGGGERRSFDRAERRTERDERFDRREKFGKDKPSFDKGAKSSGKSFAKARSSHRPKAVEEVFFAKRQAKKARKFGDA; from the coding sequence ATGACTGATCAATTACACACCACAGACACCGCCCACGCAGACGAGCAAGCAGGCGAGTTCGTACTACAATTTTCTGACTTAGGTCTGCACAAAGGCATCATCAAAGCCCTGACCAAAAGTGGCTACACTACCCCAACACCCATCCAAGCCCAAGCCATTCCGCACGCCTTGAATGGCCGTGATTTGTTGTTATCAGCTCAGACAGGCTCTGGCAAGACAGCGGCGTTTGTACTGCCAGTACTGGATAAGATGAGCCGCTTACCAAAGCTTGAAAAGCATATCCATGCACTGATTTTGACCCCGACGCGTGAGCTTGCCTTGCAGGTGCATGACAGCGTGCGTCGCTATGGCGATGGGATGCGTGGGATGTTTAGCGTACCTTTGGTGGGCGGTGCACCTTATGGTGGGCAGCTGCGTGCACTACGCAAGGGCGTGCAGGTCATCGTCGCCACCCCAGGCCGTCTGATTGATCATATGCGTGAAGGCCGCATTGATTTATCAGGTCTGGATATGCTGATTCTCGATGAAGCCGATCGTATGCTGGATATGGGCTTTGCTGATGATATCAAAGAAATCCTAGAAAATACCCCAAGCACTCGCCAAACAGTGATGTCGTCTGCCACTTGGGATGGTGCTGTGGGCAAAATCGCTGAGAGCTTCACCACCAATCCTGAACGCGTCTCGATCAAGGTTGAGTCAGCGCATATCGATGAAAGCGTGTATTTTTGTGATGACTTTAACCACAAAAACAAAATCCTGCTTGAAGTACTGAACAACCCTGAAATCAAACAGGCAGTCATCTTTACCGCCACCAAGCTATCTACCGAAAAGCTTGCCGACACCCTAAACGAAGTCGGCTACAAGGCACGCTATCTGCATGGCGATTTGCCACAAGGCAAGCGTAACCGCATCGTCGGTGATATGAAATCAGGCAAATGCGATCTGCTCATCGCCACTGATGTCGCTGCTCGTGGTATCGATATCTCAGCCATCAGCCATGTGGTGAACTATGATTTGCCACGCCAAGTCGAAGACTATGTGCATCGTATCGGTCGTTGTGGTCGTGCAGGTCGTACAGGTGTAGCGGTGAACTTGTGTAGCCTAGATGATAATAAACAACTTGCCAATATCAACCGCTATCTTAAGCGTGATATGACCACAGCCACCATCGAAGGGCTAGAGCCACGCCGTAATTTTGGTATCATCGATGAGCCACGCCGTAAGGGTGGCCGCAACCGTCGCCGTGATGATCGTGATGGTCAAGGTCGTGGCGATCGTGGTGGATATGGTCGCAAGCCACGTTTTGAAGGTCGTTCGGATCGCTTTGAGCGTTCGGATCGCCTCGAAGCTCGTGGCGAGCGTTTCGAGCGTCAAGATCGCTTTGATGGCCGTGATCGTTCAGAGCGTTTTGACCGTGGGTTTGATCAGCCAAGATTTGACAGCCGTGAGCGTGCCGATAGCCGTGAGCGTTTCGGTGGTAATGAGCGTCGTTCATTTGATCGTGCGGAGCGTCAAGGCCGTTTCAATCGTGGCGACCGCCCAGAGCGTTTTGACCGCCAAGACCGCTCAGAGCGTCAGTTTGATCAGCCGAAGTTTGAGCGTGATCGTGATTTTGGCAAAGCTTATGACAAGCCGTACAAAGCCAAAGACAGTGCAGAGCGTCGCCCATCAGATCGTTTTGAGCATCGTGGCGATCGTGGCTATGGCCGTGAGCGTGAGTTTGGTCGCACGGAGCGTTTCGGCGGTGGTGAGCGTCGTTCATTTGATCGTGCGGAGCGTCGTACAGAGCGTGATGAGCGTTTTGATCGCCGTGAGAAGTTTGGCAAAGATAAGCCAAGCTTTGATAAAGGGGCAAAATCAAGCGGCAAGTCATTTGCCAAAGCGCGTTCATCACATCGCCCAAAAGCAGTCGAAGAAGTGTTTTTTGCCAAACGCCAAGCCAAAAAAGCCCGCAAATTTGGCGATGCTTGA